One Conger conger chromosome 18, fConCon1.1, whole genome shotgun sequence DNA window includes the following coding sequences:
- the hps1 gene encoding Hermansky-Pudlak syndrome 1 protein, whose protein sequence is MKCLLVTSESAELLFYWTDPEFEQTIQEQYGASQEEGQRPPAFEDSISTRFAPIIISCSSMIDRIDDCYTSFTTENNHVYVLHQFDECLYIAMSGDGDEKDEDLRRKIYVVKKLLEVHFGVVTLSSSHLKRELRPQDTDQRNRLWKKLQGLLGTYSQLREQDQSFLVEAVERLIHPTLCEQCIEFLERRLVHQINSSPERAGEEVLHAFILVHTKLLAFYSSRNASTLTSSDLLALILMVQDRYPSSDLEEQLSEHVEKTSVPEVFYTPEPSPTVSSGTGSGEESQTPIFQFVDPDIQMAEDSLQTLVVPPPDPANPTRVFLEATIKEGYCPMMPHNMYSLQLWPGITLVLLTKIPSSQVAISIYYFLDTLANLEKRLGEGAEGSSAPRSPLPLQDFRSKMDKFTRALSGNDVQTSLLQSTWTEFKNKAFSRGGPGVSRELLPSCRNMKTQLCGLYRQWFVTESAETQRLAPSLQDRSVALVQEKLVDWKDFLLVKSKRNITMVSYLEDFPGLIHFIYVDRTAGQMIAPSFNVTDHSELGSGPLPHFIKGKVWSLVGTSRHYLQKGYSTATFRDGDYYFCYFLWFENETGYKLDVRDLPILLEDSAPIGMLAWDYYRKLLRYYSKYHSGEVVKCYELLTVHLGVIPSDYVLQHCCQLARKLWEPSRIPLL, encoded by the exons ATGAAGTGCCTTCTGGTGACCAGCGAGAGTGCGGAGCTTCTCTTCTACTGGACAGACCCGGAGTTCGAGCAGACTATTCAGGAGCAGTATGGAGCGTCTCAAGAAGAAGGACAGAGG CCTCCTGCTTTCGAAGACAGCATCAGCACGCGGTTTGCCCCCATAatcatctcctgcagcagcATGATCGACAGGATCGACGACTGCTACACCTCTTTCACCACGGAGAACAATCACGTCTATGTCCTTCATCAG TTTGATGAGTGCTTGTACATTGCTATGAGTGGAGATGGAGACGAGAAGGATGAAGACTTGAGGAGGAAGATCTACGTGGTGAAGAAGCTTCTGGAAGTGCACTTTGGGGTTGTGACACTCAGCAGCTCCCACCTGAAGAGAGA GCTCCGGCCCCAGGACACCGATCAGAGGAACCGCCTGTGGAAGAAGCTGCAAGGCCTTCTGGGTACTTACAGCCAGCTCCGGGAGCAGGACCAAAGCTTTCTGGTGGAG gCAGTGGAGAGACTGATCCACCCCACGCTCTGTGAGCAGTGCATCGAGTTCCTGGAGCGGCGGCTGGTCCATCAGATCAACAGCAGTCCGGAGCGTGCTGGGGAGGAGGTCCTGCACGCCTTCATCCTGGTGCATACGAAACTGCTGGCCTTCTACTCCAG CCGTAACGCCAGCACCCTgacctcctctgacctcctggCCCTCATCCTGATGGTGCAGGACCGCTATCCCAGCAGTGACCTGGAGGAGCAGCTGTCTGAG CATGTGGAGAAAACTTCAGTGCCAGAGGTCTTCTACACTCCAGAACCTTCCCCTACTGTGAGTTCAG GGACAGGCAGTGGAGAGGAGAGCCAGACTCCAATCTTCCAGTTTGTTGATCCAGATATTCAA ATGGCCGAGGACAGCCTCCAGACCCTGGTGGTCCCGCCCCCTGACCCCGCCAACCCCACCAGAGTCTTCCTGGAGGCCACCATCAAAGAGGGCTACTGTCCCATGATGCCTCACAACATGTACTCCCTGCAGCTGTGGCCCGGCATCACCCTGGTGCTGCTGACTAAG ATCCCCAGCAGTCAGGTGGCCATCTCCATATACTACTTCCTGGACACCCTGGCTAACCTGGAGAAGAGGCTGGGTGAAGGGGCGGAGGGGTCCAGTGCCCCCCGCAGTCCTCTGCCCCTCCAGGACTTCCGCAGCAAGATGGACAAGTTCACCCGCGCCCTGAGCGGCAACGACGTGCAG ACTTCACTGCTGCAGAGCACCTGGACAGAGTTCAAAAACAAGGCCTTCTCCCGGGGAGGTCCAGGGGTCAGTAGAGA GTTGCTGCCCTCGTGCAGGAACATGAAGACCCAGCTGTGTGGGCTGTACAGGCAGTGGTTTGTCACGGAGAGCGCAGAGACCCAGCGCCTCGCCCCCAGTCTGCAGGACCGCTCCGTGGCTCTGGTGCA GGAGAAGCTGGTGGACTGGAAGGACTTCCTGCTGGTGAAGAGTAAAAGGAACATCACCATGGTGT CATACCTGGAAGACTTTCCCGGCCTGATCCACTTCATCTACGTGGACCGCACTGCCGGGCAGATGATCGCTCCTTCCTTCAACGTGACGGACCACTCAGAGCTGGGGAGCGGGCCCCTGCCACACTTCATCAAGGGCAAG GTGTGGAGTCTGGTGGGCACCTCCCGGCACTACCTGCAGAAGGGCTACTCCACTGCCACCTTCCGAGATGGAGACTATTACTTCTGCTACTTCCTGTGGTTTGAGAATGAGACG GGCTATAAGCTGGATGTAAGAGACCTTCCCATTCTCCTAGAGGACTCCGCACCCATAGGAATGCTAGCATGGGACTACTACAG